A window of Streptomyces sp. SAI-127 contains these coding sequences:
- the htpX gene encoding zinc metalloprotease HtpX, with protein sequence MRSRFRSDRRLTVRMTVTMFLLGLLYVAFFAALIVLLKSWLLVVALIAVMFVAQFWFSDRIAMFAMRGKVVGREEYPELHAVVDRLCAIADMPKPVIAVSTMDMPNAFATGRNPDNAVVCVTTGLLRRLDPAELEGVLAHELSHVAHKDVAVITIASFLGVIAGLIVRFAFYSQLFGGRKDQNTAVIFAAVMGVSAAVYALSFLLIRALSRYRELAADRAAAHLTGRPSALASALTKVSGELARIPTKDLRTAQAFNAFYFTPATGKEPGIERIFSTHPSLEQRLEQLGRISAELGEAATPGKGEAG encoded by the coding sequence ATGCGGAGTCGTTTCCGGAGCGACCGGCGGCTGACCGTGCGGATGACGGTCACCATGTTCCTGCTCGGACTGCTGTACGTGGCCTTCTTCGCCGCGTTGATCGTGTTGCTGAAGTCCTGGCTGCTGGTCGTGGCCCTGATCGCCGTGATGTTCGTGGCGCAGTTCTGGTTCTCCGACAGGATCGCGATGTTCGCGATGCGCGGGAAGGTCGTGGGGCGCGAGGAGTATCCCGAGCTGCATGCGGTGGTCGACCGGCTGTGTGCCATCGCCGACATGCCCAAGCCCGTGATCGCCGTGTCCACGATGGACATGCCCAACGCGTTCGCCACCGGCCGGAACCCGGACAACGCCGTGGTGTGTGTGACCACGGGGCTGCTGCGGCGGCTGGATCCCGCCGAGCTGGAGGGTGTGCTCGCGCACGAGCTGTCGCACGTGGCGCACAAGGACGTGGCCGTGATCACCATCGCCTCGTTCCTGGGCGTGATCGCCGGGCTCATCGTGCGGTTCGCCTTCTACAGCCAGCTGTTCGGCGGGCGGAAGGACCAGAACACCGCCGTGATCTTCGCCGCCGTGATGGGTGTCTCGGCGGCCGTGTACGCGCTCAGCTTCCTGCTGATCAGGGCACTGTCCCGGTACCGGGAGCTGGCGGCGGACCGGGCCGCGGCCCACCTCACCGGCCGGCCCTCGGCACTCGCCTCCGCGCTCACCAAGGTCTCCGGCGAGCTCGCCCGCATCCCCACCAAGGACCTGCGCACCGCCCAGGCCTTCAACGCCTTCTACTTCACCCCTGCCACCGGCAAGGAGCCCGGCATCGAGCGGATCTTCTCGACCCACCCGTCCCTGGAACAGCGGCTGGAGCAACTGGGTCGGATCTCGGCCGAGTTGGGTGAGGCGGCGACGCCCGGGAAAGGTGAGGCGGGCTGA
- the glnA gene encoding type I glutamate--ammonia ligase, whose amino-acid sequence MFQNADEAKKFIADEDVKFVDVRFCDLPGVMQHFTLPVEAFDPDEELAFDGSSIRGFQAIHESDMALRADLSTARVDSFRRDKTLNINFFIHDPITGEQYSRDPRNVAKKAEAYLASTGIADTAYFGPEAEFYVFDSVRFATSSNESFYHIDSEAGAWNTGALEDNRGYKVRYKGGYFPVPPVDHFADLRAEISLELAKSGLQVERQHHEVGTAGQAEINYKFNTLLAAADDLQLFKYIVKNVAWRNGKTATFMPKPIFGDNGSGMHVHQSLWTGGQPLFYDEAGYAGLSDTARYYIGGILKHAPSLLAFTNPTVNSYHRLVPGFEAPINLVYSQRNRSAAMRIPITGSNPKAKRVEFRAPDSSGNPYLAFSALLLAGLDGIKNKIEPAEPIDKDLYELAPEEHANVAQVPTSLPAVLDRLEADHEFLLQGDVFTPDLIETWIDFKRTNEIAPLQLRPHPHEFELYFDV is encoded by the coding sequence ATGTTCCAGAACGCCGACGAGGCCAAGAAGTTCATCGCGGACGAGGACGTCAAGTTCGTCGACGTCCGCTTCTGCGACCTGCCGGGCGTCATGCAGCACTTCACGCTGCCCGTCGAGGCGTTCGACCCGGACGAGGAGCTCGCGTTCGACGGCTCGTCGATCCGTGGCTTCCAGGCCATCCACGAGTCCGACATGGCGCTGCGCGCGGACCTGTCGACCGCCCGGGTCGACTCCTTCCGCCGCGACAAGACGCTGAACATCAACTTCTTCATCCACGACCCGATCACCGGCGAGCAGTACAGCCGTGACCCGCGGAACGTGGCGAAGAAGGCCGAGGCCTACCTCGCCTCCACCGGTATCGCCGACACCGCGTACTTCGGCCCCGAGGCCGAGTTCTACGTCTTCGACAGCGTGCGCTTCGCCACCTCGTCGAACGAGTCCTTCTACCACATCGACTCCGAGGCGGGCGCCTGGAACACCGGCGCCCTCGAGGACAACCGTGGTTACAAGGTCCGCTACAAGGGCGGCTACTTCCCGGTCCCGCCGGTCGACCACTTCGCCGACCTGCGTGCCGAGATCTCCCTCGAGCTGGCCAAGTCCGGCCTGCAGGTCGAGCGCCAGCACCACGAGGTGGGCACCGCCGGCCAGGCCGAGATCAACTACAAGTTCAACACCCTGCTCGCCGCGGCCGACGACCTGCAGCTCTTCAAGTACATCGTGAAGAACGTCGCCTGGCGCAACGGCAAGACCGCGACCTTCATGCCGAAGCCGATCTTCGGTGACAACGGCTCGGGCATGCACGTCCACCAGTCGCTGTGGACGGGCGGCCAGCCGCTCTTCTACGACGAGGCCGGTTACGCGGGCCTGTCGGACACCGCCCGCTACTACATCGGCGGCATCCTCAAGCACGCCCCGTCGCTGCTCGCCTTCACCAACCCGACGGTGAACTCCTACCACCGTCTGGTCCCGGGCTTCGAGGCGCCGATCAACCTCGTCTATTCGCAGCGCAACCGCTCCGCGGCCATGCGTATCCCGATCACGGGCTCCAACCCGAAGGCCAAGCGCGTCGAGTTCCGTGCGCCCGACTCCTCCGGCAACCCGTACCTGGCCTTCTCGGCGCTGCTGCTCGCGGGCCTCGACGGCATCAAGAACAAGATCGAGCCGGCCGAGCCGATCGACAAGGACCTGTACGAGCTGGCTCCCGAGGAGCACGCGAACGTCGCCCAGGTCCCGACCTCCCTCCCGGCCGTCCTCGACCGCCTCGAGGCCGACCACGAGTTCCTCCTCCAGGGCGACGTCTTCACGCCGGACCTGATCGAGACGTGGATCGACTTCAAGCGGACGAACGAGATCGCCCCGCTCCAGCTGCGCCCGCACCCGCACGAGTTCGAGCTGTACTTCGACGTGTGA
- a CDS encoding RDD family protein: MDKRDAIGSWLSGPRAAAEDAGVDFGYRGQQLGLPEEGPGSIARPGRRLGALAVDWAMSVLIASRLITQSYGGPATSNWALLVFFVMGVLTVGTLGFTPGKRLFGLRVIALDTGRVNPARALLRTVLLCLALPALIWDRDGRGLHDRLAKTVEVRI; encoded by the coding sequence GTGGACAAGAGGGATGCAATCGGATCGTGGCTCTCGGGCCCCCGCGCGGCCGCCGAGGACGCCGGTGTCGACTTCGGATACCGCGGACAGCAGCTCGGCCTGCCGGAGGAGGGGCCGGGCTCGATCGCCCGCCCCGGACGGCGGCTGGGCGCACTCGCCGTGGACTGGGCGATGAGCGTCCTGATTGCATCCCGGTTGATCACTCAGAGCTACGGCGGTCCGGCGACCTCGAACTGGGCGCTGCTGGTCTTCTTCGTGATGGGCGTCCTCACCGTCGGCACCCTCGGCTTCACCCCCGGCAAGCGCCTCTTCGGCCTGCGGGTGATCGCCCTCGACACCGGTCGCGTGAACCCGGCGCGGGCCCTCCTGCGCACGGTCCTGCTCTGCCTCGCCCTCCCGGCCCTGATCTGGGACCGCGACGGCAGGGGCCTGCACGACCGGCTGGCGAAGACCGTGGAAGTACGTATCTGA
- a CDS encoding DUF4191 domain-containing protein has product MARSDSAADAANPGRLKQIALTYKMTRKADKKIGLVLAGVFILILGVFLAIGFLIGHPVYLGILGFLLAFLGTAVIFGRRAERAAFGQMEGQPGAAAAVLDNIGRGWTTTPAVAMNRSQDVVHRAVGKAGIVLVAEGNPNRVKGLLAAEKKKMNRIVADVPVHDILVGTGEGQVPLKKVRTTMLKLPRVLTGPQVTATNDRLRAMGDLMSNMPLPKGPMPKGMKLPKGGPKAR; this is encoded by the coding sequence ATGGCGAGAAGTGACAGTGCGGCGGATGCCGCGAACCCCGGGCGACTGAAGCAGATCGCCCTGACGTACAAGATGACCCGCAAGGCCGACAAGAAGATCGGCCTGGTACTCGCGGGTGTCTTCATCCTCATCCTCGGTGTCTTTCTCGCGATCGGTTTCCTGATCGGTCACCCGGTCTACCTCGGCATCCTGGGCTTCCTGCTCGCCTTCCTCGGGACGGCGGTCATCTTCGGACGCCGGGCCGAGCGGGCCGCGTTCGGGCAGATGGAGGGTCAGCCGGGCGCCGCTGCGGCCGTGCTGGACAACATCGGCCGGGGCTGGACGACGACCCCCGCGGTGGCGATGAACCGCAGTCAGGACGTGGTGCACCGGGCCGTCGGCAAGGCCGGCATCGTCCTGGTCGCCGAGGGCAACCCGAACCGGGTCAAGGGCCTGCTGGCCGCCGAGAAGAAGAAGATGAACCGTATCGTCGCGGATGTGCCGGTGCACGACATCCTCGTCGGCACGGGTGAGGGCCAGGTCCCGCTCAAGAAGGTGCGGACCACGATGCTCAAGCTGCCGCGCGTGCTGACCGGCCCCCAGGTGACGGCCACGAACGACCGCTTGCGGGCGATGGGCGACCTGATGAGCAACATGCCGTTGCCGAAGGGCCCCATGCCCAAGGGCATGAAACTCCCGAAGGGTGGGCCCAAGGCCCGCTGA
- the lipA gene encoding lipoyl synthase — protein MSAVAPDGRKMLRLEVRNAQTPIERKPEWIKTRAKMGPEYTAMQKLVKSEGLHTVCQEAGCPNIYECWEDREATFLIGGDQCTRRCDFCQIDTGKPEALDRDEPRRVGESVVTMDLNYATITGVARDDLEDGGAWLYAETVRQIHEQTAGREAGRTKVELLAPDFNAVPELLQQVFESRPEVFAHNVETVPRIFKRIRPGFRYERSLKVITEARDFGLVTKSNLILGMGETREEVSEALQQLHDAGCELVTITQYLRPSVRHHPVERWVKPQEFVELKDEAEQIGFSGVMSGPLVRSSYRAGRLYQMAVEKRGSYVASQAV, from the coding sequence GTGTCCGCAGTCGCACCCGACGGACGCAAGATGCTGCGCCTGGAGGTCCGTAACGCCCAGACCCCCATCGAGCGCAAGCCCGAGTGGATCAAGACCCGGGCGAAAATGGGTCCCGAGTACACCGCGATGCAGAAGCTCGTGAAGAGCGAGGGCCTGCACACGGTCTGCCAGGAAGCCGGCTGTCCCAACATCTACGAGTGCTGGGAGGACCGCGAGGCGACCTTCCTCATCGGCGGCGACCAGTGCACCCGGCGTTGTGACTTCTGCCAGATCGACACCGGCAAGCCCGAGGCGCTGGACCGTGACGAGCCGCGCCGCGTCGGCGAGTCCGTGGTCACCATGGACCTGAACTACGCCACCATCACCGGCGTCGCGCGTGACGACCTGGAGGACGGCGGCGCGTGGCTGTACGCCGAGACGGTCCGGCAGATTCACGAGCAGACCGCGGGCCGTGAGGCCGGCCGCACCAAGGTCGAGCTGCTGGCCCCCGACTTCAACGCCGTGCCGGAGCTGCTCCAGCAGGTCTTCGAGTCCCGGCCCGAGGTCTTCGCGCACAACGTCGAGACGGTCCCCCGGATCTTCAAGCGCATCCGCCCCGGCTTCCGCTACGAGCGCTCCCTGAAGGTCATCACCGAGGCCCGCGACTTCGGCCTGGTGACCAAGTCCAACCTGATCCTCGGGATGGGCGAGACCCGCGAGGAGGTCAGCGAGGCGCTCCAGCAGCTGCACGACGCCGGCTGCGAGCTCGTCACCATCACCCAGTACCTGCGCCCGTCGGTGCGCCACCACCCCGTGGAACGCTGGGTCAAGCCGCAGGAGTTCGTGGAGCTGAAGGACGAGGCCGAGCAGATCGGCTTCTCCGGTGTGATGTCCGGACCCCTCGTCCGGTCCTCCTACCGGGCGGGCCGGCTCTACCAGATGGCGGTCGAGAAGCGTGGCTCCTACGTCGCTTCGCAGGCCGTCTGA
- the lipB gene encoding lipoyl(octanoyl) transferase LipB, translating into MSGLRFVRMGFGADAVEYQEAWDEQRRVHAARFEDEIPDTVLLLEHPPVYTAGRRTADNERPLDGTPVIDVDRGGKITWHGPGQLVGYPIQKLPRPVDVVAHVRRLEEALIRTCAEYGLETSRVEGRSGVWVLGDPVEQRPAIGGLSLDFDPRLTDEEFDPRMNGPEYAPSNAGQRREDRKIAAIGIRVAKGVTMHGFALNVNPDNKWFDRIIPCGIRDAGVASLAGELGRDVTIGEVLPVVERHLRDVLENAELKPRVIEKTPAA; encoded by the coding sequence GTGAGTGGGTTGCGGTTCGTCCGTATGGGCTTCGGTGCGGACGCGGTCGAGTACCAGGAGGCGTGGGACGAACAGCGCCGGGTGCACGCGGCGCGGTTCGAGGACGAGATCCCCGACACCGTCCTGCTGCTCGAACACCCCCCTGTGTATACGGCGGGCCGGCGCACCGCGGACAACGAACGCCCCCTCGACGGCACCCCGGTCATCGACGTGGACCGCGGCGGCAAGATCACCTGGCACGGTCCGGGCCAGCTGGTGGGCTACCCGATCCAGAAGCTCCCGCGTCCGGTGGACGTCGTGGCGCACGTACGGCGCCTGGAGGAGGCCCTGATCCGCACGTGCGCGGAGTACGGGCTCGAGACGAGCCGGGTCGAGGGCCGCAGCGGCGTATGGGTGCTCGGCGATCCGGTCGAGCAGCGTCCGGCGATCGGCGGCCTCTCCCTGGACTTCGACCCCCGGCTCACGGACGAGGAGTTCGACCCGCGCATGAACGGCCCGGAGTACGCCCCGTCCAACGCCGGGCAGCGCCGTGAGGACCGCAAGATCGCGGCGATCGGCATCCGGGTCGCCAAGGGCGTGACGATGCACGGCTTCGCGCTGAACGTGAACCCGGACAACAAGTGGTTCGACCGGATCATCCCCTGCGGCATCCGCGACGCGGGGGTCGCCTCCCTCGCGGGCGAACTCGGCCGGGACGTGACCATCGGCGAGGTGCTCCCGGTCGTCGAGCGGCACCTGAGGGACGTACTGGAGAACGCGGAACTGAAGCCGAGAGTGATCGAGAAGACACCGGCGGCCTGA
- a CDS encoding regulator produces MTERPAQRTPNRQLAALIAEAGFSNAGLARRVDQLGLEHGLDLRYDKTSVTRWLRGQQPRGTTPALIAEVFTRRLGRRLSAQDLGLDACAPVYAGLEFAAGPEEAVDIVSGLWRKDSGSHAELRKIAFTPAGLVVPSRDWLIGRPDDRVARGEPVRVPPQGRPVVPRQRGQAERAPGQKVTGGDIAALGSVGELFRTLDDQYGGGHARQALVRYLEHECEPMLRGTYGETTGRRLFSAAADLTRLAGWTSYDIAAHGLAQRYFVQALRLAQAAGDRAYGAYVLVTMSRQAVYLGHGREAIQLARVAQQGVGTTAPPVVQALLHSAEARGHGVLGEVRACTASLVRAERALETARPGDEVPHWARFFDEAQLADEFGHCHRDLQQFRAAAQHAERSLQLRAPAYARSRLFCRVVLASARLGLGELDQACALAAEAAGQAAEMRSVRAVEYVRDFERRLEPYKDAAPVRSYRDQVAALG; encoded by the coding sequence ATGACGGAACGACCCGCGCAGCGCACTCCCAATCGACAGCTCGCCGCGCTCATCGCAGAAGCGGGGTTCTCCAACGCGGGTCTCGCCCGACGCGTGGACCAGCTCGGTCTCGAACACGGGCTGGATCTCAGATACGACAAGACGTCCGTGACCCGGTGGCTGCGCGGACAACAGCCCCGGGGCACCACGCCCGCCCTCATCGCCGAGGTCTTCACCCGGCGTCTCGGCCGCCGGCTCTCCGCGCAGGACCTGGGCCTCGACGCCTGCGCGCCCGTCTACGCCGGCCTGGAGTTCGCCGCGGGTCCCGAGGAGGCCGTCGACATCGTCAGCGGGCTGTGGCGCAAGGACTCCGGCAGCCACGCCGAACTGCGCAAGATCGCCTTCACACCCGCCGGACTGGTCGTGCCGAGCCGTGACTGGCTGATCGGCCGCCCCGACGACAGGGTCGCCCGCGGCGAGCCGGTCCGGGTCCCTCCCCAGGGGCGTCCGGTGGTGCCACGGCAGCGCGGCCAGGCCGAGCGCGCGCCCGGTCAGAAGGTCACCGGGGGCGACATCGCCGCGCTCGGTTCGGTCGGCGAGCTCTTCCGCACCCTCGACGACCAGTACGGCGGCGGCCACGCCCGGCAGGCCCTGGTGCGCTATCTGGAGCACGAGTGCGAGCCGATGCTGCGCGGCACCTACGGGGAGACGACCGGCCGCAGACTGTTCTCCGCGGCGGCGGACCTGACCCGGCTCGCGGGCTGGACGTCGTACGACATCGCGGCGCACGGTCTCGCACAGCGGTACTTCGTGCAGGCGCTGCGGCTCGCGCAGGCGGCGGGGGACCGGGCGTACGGGGCGTATGTGCTGGTCACGATGAGCCGTCAGGCCGTGTATCTGGGGCACGGGCGGGAGGCGATCCAGCTCGCGCGGGTGGCCCAGCAGGGCGTCGGTACGACGGCTCCACCGGTCGTGCAGGCTCTGCTGCACTCGGCCGAGGCGCGGGGGCACGGCGTACTGGGGGAGGTGCGGGCGTGCACGGCGTCACTGGTCCGCGCGGAACGGGCCCTGGAGACGGCCCGTCCCGGTGACGAAGTCCCGCACTGGGCACGGTTCTTCGACGAGGCGCAGCTGGCGGACGAGTTCGGGCACTGTCACCGGGATCTGCAGCAGTTCCGGGCGGCGGCGCAACACGCCGAGCGCTCCCTTCAGTTGCGTGCGCCCGCGTATGCGCGGAGCCGGTTGTTCTGCCGGGTGGTCCTTGCCTCCGCGCGTCTGGGTCTGGGGGAACTGGACCAGGCCTGTGCGCTGGCGGCGGAGGCGGCGGGGCAGGCCGCGGAGATGCGGTCGGTGCGGGCGGTGGAGTATGTGCGGGACTTCGAGCGGCGGTTGGAGCCCTATAAGGATGCGGCGCCGGTTCGGAGTTATCGCGACCAGGTCGCCGCACTCGGGTAG
- a CDS encoding NAD(P)/FAD-dependent oxidoreductase — MLEPAYQADVVIVGAGVAGLSAAHRLTSQGVTVAVLEAAPCVGGRMSTEKVDGFRLDRIGQLLSTAYPELRLAPGLDGLALRPFAPGVLLHGDGRHHRVDAPAGARSARGALHAVRALASAPRGMPGPRLVAASRRAASRRAAFRVLPGAGQGTTSRAARAAAPLGGAVDQARLGAALTRFATVPVERLLARPELPAGQSLAARGLPARTIDGFLRPLLAALLCDPALTTSSRCADLALRAFAGGRLCVPEGGAEALPELLAQTLPAGTVHTGVRVTSVATTSVTTAEHGEIRCRAVLLATDARAAAELLPGLRVPDFHPVTVVHHTTDEPPRTGSALLLDADRGGPVAHTAVISEVDPSRAPCGRALISSTVLGAPPPDLETAVRTHLGRLYGMPTHRWETLAVHHTREAVPAMPAPHDLRRPVRLLAGLYVCGDHRDTSTVQGALHSAHRATTAILKDLGASGSMHRADPTPTAQAA, encoded by the coding sequence GTGCTTGAGCCCGCGTACCAGGCGGACGTCGTGATCGTGGGAGCCGGGGTCGCCGGACTCTCCGCGGCGCATCGGCTGACCAGCCAAGGAGTGACCGTCGCGGTGTTGGAGGCCGCCCCGTGTGTGGGCGGCCGGATGTCGACCGAGAAGGTCGACGGCTTCCGGCTCGACCGGATCGGACAGCTGCTGTCCACGGCGTATCCCGAACTACGGCTCGCGCCCGGGCTCGACGGGCTCGCGCTACGGCCCTTCGCGCCGGGCGTCCTGCTGCACGGCGACGGACGCCACCACCGCGTGGACGCTCCGGCGGGCGCCCGGAGCGCAAGGGGCGCACTGCATGCGGTGCGCGCCCTGGCGAGCGCCCCTCGGGGGATGCCGGGGCCGAGGCTGGTGGCCGCATCACGGAGGGCCGCATCCCGGAGGGCCGCGTTCCGGGTGCTGCCCGGTGCCGGTCAGGGGACCACGTCCAGGGCCGCCCGCGCGGCCGCGCCGCTCGGCGGTGCCGTCGACCAGGCCCGGCTCGGTGCCGCGCTCACCCGGTTCGCCACCGTGCCCGTCGAACGCCTCCTCGCCCGTCCGGAGTTGCCCGCCGGGCAGTCGCTCGCGGCCCGGGGACTGCCCGCGCGCACGATCGACGGCTTCCTGCGTCCGCTGCTCGCCGCACTGCTGTGCGACCCCGCGCTGACGACGTCCAGCCGATGCGCCGACCTCGCGCTGCGGGCCTTCGCGGGTGGGCGGCTGTGCGTGCCCGAGGGCGGTGCGGAGGCGCTTCCGGAGCTGCTCGCGCAGACGCTGCCGGCGGGAACCGTGCACACAGGGGTGCGGGTCACGTCCGTCGCGACGACGTCGGTGACCACGGCCGAGCACGGCGAGATCCGGTGCCGGGCGGTGCTGCTGGCGACGGACGCGCGGGCCGCGGCCGAGCTGCTGCCGGGGTTGCGGGTGCCGGACTTCCACCCGGTGACGGTCGTCCACCACACGACGGACGAACCGCCCCGCACGGGTTCCGCGCTGCTGCTCGACGCCGACCGGGGCGGCCCGGTGGCCCACACGGCGGTGATCAGCGAGGTCGACCCGAGCCGGGCCCCTTGCGGCCGGGCCCTGATCTCCTCGACGGTCCTGGGCGCCCCTCCTCCGGACCTGGAGACGGCCGTACGCACCCACCTGGGCCGCCTGTACGGCATGCCGACGCACCGCTGGGAGACCCTCGCGGTCCACCACACCCGGGAGGCGGTCCCGGCCATGCCCGCCCCGCACGACCTGCGCCGCCCGGTACGCCTGCTGGCCGGCCTGTACGTGTGCGGCGACCACCGCGACACCAGCACGGTCCAGGGCGCCCTGCACTCGGCCCACCGGGCAACCACAGCAATCCTGAAGGACCTGGGCGCGTCGGGCTCCATGCACCGAGCAGACCCGACTCCGACAGCTCAGGCAGCCTGA
- a CDS encoding TIGR01777 family oxidoreductase: MQLSRIAVAGASGLIGSALTRSLAADGHEVVRLVRREPRDGTEVRWDPEAGRVDTAGLAGCDAVVNLAGAGVGSRRWTDAYKKQIHDSRVNGTTALAKAVASLDKPPRVFVNGSAMGYYGETGDRIVDEDSPAGQGFLPELCVEWEGAAAPAQQAGVRTAFTRTGLVVGRGGGAWGKLFPLFQAGLGGRMGDGRQYWSFIALHDEVAAIRHLLETDGLSGPFNLTAPQPLTNREITEAMGRVLHRPTLFSVPAPVLRAALGEMAGDVLGSARVRPTRLLESGFTFAFPDIEGAIRAA; encoded by the coding sequence ATGCAACTTTCAAGAATCGCGGTGGCCGGAGCGTCCGGGCTGATCGGCTCGGCCCTGACGCGGTCCCTGGCCGCGGACGGGCACGAGGTGGTGCGGCTGGTGCGCCGGGAGCCCCGGGACGGGACCGAGGTCCGGTGGGACCCCGAGGCCGGGCGGGTCGACACGGCCGGGCTCGCCGGGTGCGACGCCGTGGTCAACCTCGCCGGGGCGGGCGTCGGTTCGCGGCGCTGGACGGACGCGTACAAGAAGCAGATCCACGACAGCCGGGTCAACGGCACGACCGCCCTCGCCAAGGCCGTCGCCTCGCTGGACAAGCCGCCGCGGGTCTTCGTGAACGGCAGCGCGATGGGGTACTACGGCGAGACCGGCGACCGGATCGTCGACGAGGACTCCCCCGCAGGACAGGGCTTCCTGCCCGAGCTGTGCGTGGAGTGGGAGGGGGCGGCCGCACCCGCGCAACAGGCGGGCGTGCGGACCGCGTTCACCCGCACCGGGCTCGTGGTGGGCCGCGGCGGCGGGGCCTGGGGCAAGCTGTTCCCGCTGTTCCAGGCGGGACTCGGCGGGCGGATGGGCGACGGGCGGCAGTACTGGTCGTTCATCGCGCTGCACGACGAGGTGGCCGCGATCCGCCATCTCCTGGAGACCGACGGGCTGTCCGGACCCTTCAACCTCACCGCCCCGCAGCCCCTGACGAACCGTGAGATCACCGAGGCCATGGGCCGCGTGCTGCACCGGCCGACCCTCTTCAGCGTCCCCGCGCCGGTACTGCGGGCCGCGCTCGGCGAGATGGCCGGGGACGTGCTGGGCAGCGCACGCGTGCGGCCGACGCGGCTGCTGGAGTCGGGGTTCACGTTCGCGTTCCCGGACATCGAGGGGGCGATCAGGGCGGCGTGA
- a CDS encoding GNAT family N-acetyltransferase, with the protein MSQLSIRLALPDDEEELARLDRATWSPLHAVTPQQQPPYRPFFGEHHLPDDCLVAEADRRILGYVLLGFPTPIEANAHVRQIQGLAVSEEARGRGVGRALIRAVTDEARRRGARRLTLRVLGHNTPARGLYESEGFAVEGVLPEEFLLAGEYVDDVLMGRRL; encoded by the coding sequence ATGTCCCAGCTGTCCATACGCCTCGCCCTCCCTGACGACGAAGAGGAGCTGGCCCGCCTCGACCGCGCGACCTGGTCGCCCCTGCACGCGGTCACGCCGCAGCAGCAGCCTCCCTACCGGCCGTTCTTCGGCGAGCACCACCTTCCCGACGACTGCCTGGTCGCCGAGGCCGACCGCCGCATCCTGGGGTACGTCCTTCTCGGTTTCCCGACTCCGATCGAAGCGAACGCCCACGTACGCCAGATCCAGGGCTTGGCCGTCAGCGAGGAGGCCCGGGGCCGGGGCGTCGGCCGCGCCCTGATCCGCGCGGTCACGGACGAGGCCCGCCGCCGGGGCGCCCGCCGCCTCACCCTGCGCGTCCTCGGGCACAACACGCCCGCCCGGGGGCTCTACGAGTCCGAGGGCTTCGCGGTCGAGGGAGTGCTGCCCGAGGAGTTCCTGCTGGCGGGGGAGTACGTCGACGACGTGCTCATGGGGCGCCGTCTCTGA
- a CDS encoding MarP family serine protease, with protein sequence MDVLDILLLLVIAAYAASGYRRGLVAGCVSLAGFVGGAVVGVWVLPWMMDLVAPGSTAATVTAVLTVLVPAAVGHELAGRLALRLRRELDQGPLRVADGVGGAVANSVAVLIVAWVAASVLGASSSPLVTTAIRDSALLGAVQDSMPETTPSWFSRATSALTEAGFPQVFNPFENESTAEVAKPTGDSVTAAATNAAKLSTVKIEGASGTQGREGSGFVYAPQHVMTNAHVVAGIDEPSVRVGGVGQSYQARVVLFDPNRDVAVLYVPDLRAPVLRFDDSASRGDSAVVAGYPQDGDLNLQAATVANRVKATGQNIYSDATVTREIYSIRSTVRPGNSGGPLLTASGQVYGVVFARSTSDNETGYVLTADEVAGDAEKAADATSPVDTGELVTS encoded by the coding sequence GTGGACGTGCTCGACATCCTGCTGTTGCTGGTGATCGCCGCCTATGCGGCCTCCGGCTACCGGCGCGGCCTGGTGGCCGGCTGCGTCTCGCTCGCCGGGTTCGTCGGCGGCGCGGTCGTGGGCGTGTGGGTGCTGCCGTGGATGATGGACCTGGTGGCACCGGGGAGCACGGCCGCGACGGTGACCGCGGTGCTGACCGTGCTGGTTCCGGCCGCGGTGGGGCACGAGCTGGCGGGACGGCTGGCGCTCAGGCTGCGCCGGGAGCTGGACCAGGGTCCGCTGAGAGTCGCGGACGGCGTCGGCGGGGCCGTCGCCAACTCCGTGGCCGTGCTCATCGTGGCCTGGGTCGCCGCAAGCGTGCTCGGCGCGTCCTCGTCCCCGCTGGTCACCACCGCCATCCGGGACTCCGCGCTGCTCGGCGCCGTCCAGGACTCCATGCCGGAGACCACGCCGTCCTGGTTCTCCCGGGCCACCTCCGCCCTGACCGAGGCAGGCTTCCCGCAGGTCTTCAACCCGTTCGAGAACGAGTCGACGGCCGAGGTCGCCAAACCCACCGGCGACAGCGTCACGGCCGCCGCCACCAACGCGGCCAAGCTCAGCACCGTCAAGATCGAGGGCGCCTCCGGCACCCAGGGCCGCGAGGGCAGCGGCTTCGTGTACGCCCCGCAGCACGTGATGACCAACGCCCACGTGGTGGCCGGCATCGACGAGCCGAGCGTCCGGGTCGGCGGGGTGGGACAGTCGTACCAGGCACGGGTGGTGCTGTTCGATCCGAACCGGGACGTGGCCGTGCTGTACGTCCCGGATCTCCGGGCGCCGGTGCTGCGCTTCGACGACAGTGCCTCGCGGGGCGACTCCGCGGTGGTCGCGGGCTATCCGCAGGACGGTGACCTGAACCTCCAGGCGGCCACGGTGGCCAACCGGGTGAAGGCGACCGGCCAGAACATCTACAGCGACGCCACCGTCACTCGCGAGATCTACTCGATCCGCTCGACCGTCCGCCCCGGCAACTCCGGCGGCCCGCTGCTGACCGCCTCGGGCCAGGTCTACGGCGTGGTCTTCGCCCGCTCCACCTCCGACAACGAGACGGGTTACGTCCTGACGGCCGACGAGGTCGCCGGAGACGCAGAGAAGGCGGCGGACGCCACGTCGCCGGTGGACACGGGCGAGCTGGTCACGTCGTGA